The Phycisphaerae bacterium DNA window TAGCCCTGCGGTTCGCGAACCTCACCGCCGGTGAACTCCGGGAGCAACGGCCGCCGGGCACGATTCGCCCGGCCGGGCCGTGCAATTCGGCACCTTCGTGCTGGCTTTTATGCAACTGGGGGGTAGAGTAGGCCACGGTGAATGGCCACCGTCGAGATGCTGTGAGCGAAATCGTCGGCGGTGTATCGCCAGACCGGGGCGGCGCTGACGTCGCCCGACTTGGTCGCATCGATGGCCCAAAGACAGCCGGGACCGTCGTTGCCGCTCTCCGGGGCATGCCCGACGGCGATGAACACCTTGTTGTCGACGAAGACCGGGGTAGCGACGGCATGCCCCAGGGATCCGCGGTCGGCGGCCACATCGGCCGGCAAATGCGAGTTGCAGTTGAACTTCCAGAGCGGTTTCCCGGTGGCAGGCTCAAAGGCGTATATCCAGCCGTCGCCGCCGGGGAATACGACCTGGGGCCGGCCGTTCACCAAGCCACACGCCGGGCCTGACCACTGGCCGGCCAGGATGCGATCGCCGGGCGAGTGATCACCCCAGACGAGCCGGCCGGTGGTTCGGTCTACGGCGATGAAGCTGGGGGCCTGCGGGGCCGGAACCTGCTCGGCGGTGATGTCGGTGCCATTGCCGGTGACCACGAAGACCAGATCGTCCCACACCAGCGGCGGGGAGGCCGAGGCTTGGTGGGGCGAGACGCCAAGCTCGTGGACCATATCGAGCGTCCACACAAAATCGGCCGCGGCGAGGCCATGGGCTTTCTCATTCGTGACCGGGCCATCGTTCGTGCCGTCAAGGAAGCCTTCGGTGTCCAGGCAAGCGAGTTCGCCGCGGTTGCTGACGTAGTAGACGCGATCGCCCAGGACACAAGGCACCGAGGAGATCCCAATCTCCGGCCAGTCGAGTTCGGCTGGGGGCTCGAGCTTGTCATGGACGGCCTGCCAGAGGAACCTGCCATCGGCTTCCGCGAAACACATCAGCACGCCCTTGTCGCCCTTGATCGCCGGGTTACGCGGCCTGCCGTTGTTGGTGCCGATGAAGACCTTGCCGCCGGCCACAACGGGATTGCCAAAGGTCTGGGAACCCAGAGTGGCTACCCATTTGAGGTTGCCCCTGTCGTTGACCCCCCACTCGGTAGGCAGGTTTCGCTGGTTGGAGACCATGTTGCGGTCGGGGCGGCCGCCCCACATGGGCCAGTCCGCGGTTGACGCGACGGAGGTGGGCTGGGGGGATTCGCCGGGAGCAGGGACGGTGTTGGTGGGGGGGGATGCCTCGGCAAGTGCGGAGAAGGATGCCCAAACGAGGATCCTGACTGCCACCCGGGAACGGTGAAGGGAGGCACGACGCGAAGGGGCTGGATCCGCTCGTTTCATCTTGAGGGTCCTTATACCCAAACCTGGTATCACTGTCACCGGGGGACTCGGCCTCCCTCCTAAGGACGGGATAACGGGACAGTCCCGTTTATTTCGAACGCCTATTCTCCGGTCAACCGCCACTTCTCCGCTTGCGTGGACGACCGCACGGACCAAGCGACCGCTCCAGGCCGAGCTTCCGCACCGAGCTTCCGCATCGCGTTGAGTCCGGCCCGACGCCCCGAGCGAATGCCCCCCAATCTCGCCCCGCCTGCCAGCTGTGCCCAATGGCTTCGTTTGGCCGAGCACCCGTTCCTGTGATCCTCCCTCTTGGAGAGGTTCCCGGGGTGCAGGCAACGCGTCGGCAGCGGTTGATTCAGGCCCGGCGCCATGACAGAATGGCCCCTGGCCTAGGCCCCAGGCAAACAGCTCGGTGGCCTTGACTCTTGCCCCGCTTGCCCATGGTCCCCGCAGACGAGGAGACCGCATTATGTCCGTTCGACCTGCCCTGACCTGCGTCGTTGCATGCCTGGCTCTGCTGCCCGTCGGGAAGACGCACGGGCAGCCGATGACTCGGCCGTCCACCTCTCCCGCTCCCGGTGAACTGCCGCCGGGGCATGTGCAGGGCGACGTGGTCAGCTACTCCTACGTGCCCATCCGAACCTGGGCCCCCAAGGAAGGAATCGGGATCCTGCCTTACCTCTTCGAGTACAATCTGATGGCCTTCGACGACCGGCAGCCCCTGGAAAACCTGCACGCGGAGAACGTCCGCCGGATCGACATTGCCAGTCACTGGTCCACCGCCATCCAGCTCTACAATCGGCACGACCGCTTTCGAGATGAGATCGTCAACCTGATGATCCGCTGCTACCGACATCGACAGCTGATTATCTTGAGCGCCCGGCCCTCCATCAAGGAGGGGAAAAATGGCTTCGAGAATCTCGGCCATATCCTCGACCAGCTCTGGGGTGCTCGGGATACCGAACTGGTCGATCCGGAAGGCGATCGGGCCACTGGAAGCCAGCTGATCAATAACATCCTGGCTGCCAGCGTGGGCGACGAGGAAGAGTGCGGCCTTGGAACGGACGGTCTCGAGAGGCTCTTCGCCGACTTCGACCGCCAGATCCGGCTTCGCGAAAAGGACGACCGCCGACCCTTCAGCCACATCAAGGCCTGGTTCAATATGATCGGCTATGCGGCACTGGACTACAACGGCTGCTACGCGGCCAGCCAGAACGACATCGAGAAGCACCGCCGGGTCAAACTGCCGCCGAATACCCAGGCCATCGGCGTGGACGTGTACCACTACTGGTTCCATCAATACAGCCCCTTTGACCCGGCGGACCTGTCCATACCGCGGGCCCGGGTCCGAGCCCACGCCGACGAATGGCAGCGCATTCGCACCAGGTACTATCCGGAGGGACTGCAGGTCCGGGTCTGCAAGGACAGCAGCAATCCCGCAACTTGGACGCCCGAATGCTGGAACGACACCCACGCCCTCATGGACGCGATCCAATTGGCGGAAGCCAGGAACGCCATGATGTGGTACATCGCGGTATGCGGCCAGCTCGGACCGGCCGGCAAGGAGACCACCTACACCACGCCCATCGAGACCATGCAGGCTTACTACGACCACCTCAAGGCGGGGCCCTGGGTCGCACTGGCCTGGTGGGTCTTCGGCTCACACCAGACCTGCCGTGGCGGACTGGAGTACTATGACCGGACGCTCAAACACTACACCCCGGCCCACCCCCACGGCGAACCCTACACGCCCGAGATGCTCGACTACTGGCAGAAGGAATACGTGGCCTTCAAAACCCGTATCTTCAACGACGTCGTCTACGGCCAGTTCCGACATCTCAACGGCTCAACCCCCAAGAAGGTCGGAGGCCGTTGACCCGCGGCCAGAGGCGGGAGGAGCTCTCACCAAGCCGGCAGGAGCTGTTCATTCCCCGGCGGATACAGGCGGAGAGACGCATCGGTACCTAAGGGCTCACCGTGAACCAGACCGTCTCGCTGTGGTCCTCCAGGGCGGTCACCTGGACGTGGTGACTCCGGCCGGATATACCCACCACCTGAATCACCGTCCCAATCGGGAGATCCTCATAGTTCCACCTAGTGCCGCCAACACGAATCTGCAGGTCTGCGTCCAGCGGATGCCCGTCCGTGTCCTCCACCTTGATGACGATCCCATCCACCGTGAGCATCTCCTTGCCGGCCACCCGGCTGTCCCGGCTCACCATGCCCTGGAAAAGGGCTACCGGCATCGGCGACGACGACGGGACCGCCCCCACCGGTCGCTCCACGGCGGCGGCAGGGGCAGGCCCCTGATTCCGGCCAACGGCCGTAGTGGCCTCCGCCAGGGGCTTGGCATTCAGGAAGAAGTCCGCAATGTCGCCGTCCGCGGCAACCTGGTCCTTGATGTGCCTGAATACCTCCGCGGCGTGCTCGCGGTCACCGACGAAGTGATAGACGAAACCAACCACCAGCAGAGCGTCGGTATCCCCCGGCACATCCTGCAGCCGCCGCGCCAGCTGGTCCCACTGCCGATCAAAGTCCGCCGGGTCGCCATACGCGCTACGCACATCCATCGCAGAATCGACTACCTGCGGGAACAGCCGGATCCCGCGGCGAAGGGCCTCCGCCGACGCGGCATAGTCGCCGGTCGCAAACCGGGCCATGCCGTACGACAACCATGCATCCACGTTCTGCGGGTCGGCGTTCGCAACCCGCAAGAACAGATCGGCCGCTTCGTTGTACCGGCCATCCCGGAAGTACTGAGTCCCGGTGGTCACCATCTGCTTCAACTGGTCCGCCGGCAGGGCCAGGGCCGAACCGGTAGTCGCCACCGCGGGCTGAACAGGAGGCGCGACAACCACGGTTTGCGCCACCACAGGGGCCGACACCACGTAGGTCGAGGACGCGACGTAAGCGGGGTAGTAGACCGGGTAGACCCGGGGACGCACGAAGCACGCACTGTAGAAACCAAACCCGAAGTGGTGCCGGTCGGCGCGATGGCCGCGCCAATGATCAGGACGAGGCGGGTACGGCGGAGGAATCTCCCCTCGACGCTCGCCGTGCGCCGGACGCAAAAAGCCGGCCAACCCACGATTCCCCGGTCGGTTGAACAGGTCGCGACCGGCCGATGGCGTCTGCGTGAAACGCCCGGAGAAGGGCATATCACCTCGCTGAGGACCGCTGCGCTGCGACTCGTGACCCTGAAGGGAGCCCTGTCGCGGGGCGTGGTTGCCGAGGGCAAGCGGCGCGCGACTGCGTTCGCTGCCGTCCGGTCGGGAGACGGTCGGTGCCGACCTGTCAGCATGGTTGGGATTCAGCGCGATCGAGGGGGTCGAGCGGCGTTCGCCTGCCTGGGACCCCGCTCGGCTCGGCAAGGACGGCAGCCGATCGGCCTCCTTGCGGAGGGCACCCGACAGCGCCTGCGGAATGCTGGGGCGATCAGCGGATGGCCCCGATCGGAAAATGCTCAGAGGTGACGCCGAGGACGGCACGCGTGCCGGCGCTTGCGCCCCCGGCGCCGGGCGGCCAGTCGGCGAGGAAGACGACGAAATGCGCGGCGCAAGATTGGGGACCGACTTGGAGAACCCGGCGTTTGGCTCCGAACGACGAATCATGGGAGCCCAATTCGGTTTCATTTCGCGACCGGCGGGGCTTGACCGCTCAAACGAACGCGATACCGCGGGCCGCGAAGAACGCTCGATCTTGACCGGTGAGGCGGCCGGCGCTCGGAACGCCGGCTGACGCTGGCCGCTCCGCCTTTCAGGCCGGGCAGCTCCGTCGGCCGCCGTCGCCGCGAGGAGGAGTACCGCCAGTGCTGTGGAACGAACACGCCAACCGTAGGGGGCACGAAGAAGATGGAACCAGGCCATCGCAGCCTGCCAACCGCCGCCGGCCGGCTTCAACACCGCCACGGGCGGCACAGCGTTCGGAGTAGAGCGGTACATGGCAAACCTCCAGGAACGCAACTCCGGGAAACCCCGGCCGCCGGTTCCACGTAGCTTGGTCTCTTGCCAGACGCTCAAGCTACCACCCGGCCAGCGTTCCATAATACTTGACACGGAAGAACAATATATGTTTGGAAAATATCGTCCAGGAGGGTCCGCAAAGGCTCAATTCGCTGAAAAAGACACCCGGTCGGCTTCCGCCGGCCAGTACGGGCATCAGAAACGACCACCGGGGCGGCCGCTCCTTCTCTCCAGGAAGGAAGGCGGTGCCAGCCAGGAAAGAGCCTTTTACTTCACGAAGAAAATCCCTACTTTAGTTCCTTTAGACTCTACTGGGTGGTATCGGAGCGGTCGGCACGGGTGCGGCGCGCCCACGAGCCCGCGCTGACCCAGCCTGGGCTCTTATTCGAACGGTCGATAGTCTCAGCACGGCCGCAGGCGGAGGAATCACAGGTTCACTTGCATCCTCACGCCATAGACGACGGACACATCGTGAGCCTCGCTTCCACCAGGATCCATGATGACCTGGAGGTCCGGCGAAATATGGAGCCAAGGAGTGATGGCGATGTTGTAGTAGACCTCGACGCCTTGTTCGCAGTTGTATGCGTCCGGCATCTTGTTGCTCAGATCGAGATAGTAGTAGCCGACGCCGAAGGTGTCGTTGTCGCGTGTGGGAATGACTCCCTTGCCGCCGACACCAAAGCTGTAGTGGTGGGCAATCGCCGAGGCGTCCTGCCGGGCCCAGCCGAACCGGCCGAAGAGGCCGACGCCCTGGGTCGGATCGTCGCTTTCGGTGTAGAGGTACTGGTCGAAGTTGTAGAACAGGCCCACTTCGTCAGGGCTGGTGTCAAAGGGCAGGTACGGGGCCATCCAGCCCATGACCTTAGGCCCAACCACCTTGGTCAAGGTCGGTCCCAGTTCCTTGAAGGGTGACTTGGGTTGCAGATGCTGCTTCTCCATCGAGGTCCACAGGAAGCCAAAACGCTGGTTGCCCGGCAGGCCGAACGGCTTGACCTTGATATCCCATTCATGGAGCAGCGAGGTATGCGTCGGCCCGTGGAACGTGGTCTCGAAACCGGTCGTCTTGGCCTGGCCCTCGGCGTCCGTCACCGCAGTGCGGATGGACAATGCCTCGATCGGATTCACCACCGCTCCCACGCCCATCGTCGTGTATGGAAGAAACAACGGAATGACCGGATTGTTGCGCAGCGCCAGGTTCATGAACTGGGTGCGCTCGTCATTGGCGAAGACGTTGGTGTCGAAGGCCCGGGAGCCGTCGAGCTTGCCCGCCAGAAGAATCAGCTTCCCATCGAACAGCACTTGCTGGTAGAAGAACTCCGAGAGGGTCATCATGCAGCCCTCTCCAAAGCCGGGTTTGACCGCATCCATGTTGACCGGCATCAGCGAACCCACCTTGTTGAGAATGCCGTCGCCCCACTTGGGCTCGGCGTTCAGCACGAAGGTGCCGCCGTCCCACAGACCCATCTTGGCCGTGTCCAGCGTCAGCGTCAGGTCGCCGGATCCGGAATAGCGGTGACCGTTCTTCGTGTCCACGCCCCCGTGCGCATTGCCCTGCAGGATCTGCGTGACGTTGATGTCGAAAGTGATGCCGGCATCCGCCATTTGATTCCGGAGACCACCCCAGTCGCCGGTCATCTTCTTCCAGTCCATCCAGTTGTCGCCGGCGAAGGAGGCCTTCTCGCCGACGGCGGCGGTCTTCTCCTCCGCAACCGCCTTCTCCGCCGCGGCCTTCGAATCGCTGGCCTGGGCCGCCGCGGGGCTTGGTCCGCCCGGTTCGGCCGCAACCTGGGCAAGAGCCGCCTGGACGCCGATCGAAAGGAAGAACGCCGCTGCCAGTCTCCATTGCCTCATCATCGAACTCCTTTTGCCTCTGGTGGGCGAACCCGGGGTCGCGCCCACCGGTCGGAAATGCGCCGGGCCTGCCGCGCCGCAGGGCCGGATTGGCGGTATTCTCTACGCAGATCCGAAAAAAAACAATCAGCCTTGACATGGGGTAAATACCCTATACCTGGCCGGCGAGTACCTTTCATCGACAAGCGACCGGGCATCGGGTATTATCGCCCCCCGCAGTCCTGGTGGCCGTCGTTCCCGATGCGCCTCCATTCGGGCTCGTGAACCCAAGGGCAGTATCTTCTCGAGAAAGGCGATCGCATGCAAATCAAAGTATTGCTTGAAGAACACGAGATTCCTCGTCAGTGGTACAATCTGGGTGCGGATCTCCCCAGCCCCATGCAGCCGCCCCTCGGTCCGACGGGGCAGCCGGTCCGGCCGGAGATGCTCACCCCTGTCTTTCCCATGAATATCATCGAGCAGGAGGTAAGCCGAGAGCGATGGATCACCATTCCAGACGAGATTCTGGAGATGCTCTATCGCTGGCGACCCACTCCGCTTCACCGGGCGGTCTTCCTGGAGCGAGCCCTGAAGACGCCGGCCCGCATCTATTACAAGGATGAAAGCGTCAGCCCGCCGGGGAGCCACAAGCCCAATACCGCCGTCGCCCAGGCGTGGTACAACAAGCAGGCCGGCATCAAGCGAATCACCACCGAGACGGGAGCGGGACAGTGGGGCAGCGCCTTGGCATTCGCCTGTCGCCTGCTGGGTCTGGAGTGCAAGGTGTACATGGTCCGAATCAGCTTCGATCAGAAGCCGTTCCGCCGGTTGATGATGGAAACCTGGGGCGGCAAGTGCATCGCCAGTCCAAGCACGGAAACCCAGACCGGCCGGGCGATCCTCGAGCAGGATCCGAACACGCCAGGCAGCCTGGGCATCGCCATCAGCGAGGCCATCGAGGACGCCGTGGGCGATGAGACCGGCAAGACGCGGTATTCCCTCGGGAGCGTGCTCAACCACGTCATGCTGCATCAGACGATCATCGGCCTCGAGGTCAAGAAGCAGTTCGCCAAGATCGGCGAGAAGAAGGTCGATGTGGTCATCGGATGTGCCGGCGGCGGCAGCAACTTCGCGGGCCTGGCGTTCCCGTTCATGGCCGACAAGATCGCCGGGGCAGACATCACCATCATCCCAACCGAGCCGAGCAGCTGCCCGAAGATGACCCGCGGGCCGTTCGCCTACGATTTCGGGGATACGGCCGGCATGACCCCTCTGCTTCCGATGTTCACGCTGGGACACACCTTCGTGCCCCCGCCCATCCACGCGGGGGGACTGCGCTACCACGGCATGGCTCCGCTGGTCTGTCAGTCCATCGTGGAGGGCTTGGCCGAGCCGAGGGCGATCCACCAGATCGAATGCTACGAAGCCGCGGTCCTCTTTGCCCAGACCGAAGGCATCATCCCCGCTCCGGAGACCAGTCACGCCATCGCAGCCACCATCCAGGAAGCCAACAAAGCCAAGGAAGAGGGCAAGGAGAAGGTGATTGTCTTCAACTTCAGCGGCCATGGACTGATGGATCTGGTTGGCTACGAGAAGTACTTTGCCGGCCGGCTGGAGGACTACCCGCTGCCCGAGGAACTGATGAACCGATCGCTGGCCGCGATCAAGGACCTGCCCAAGCCCAAACCGGTCCGCACCGGCCGGTGGAAATCGGCTCGCGCTGACGTGGTGTGATCAGGGCAGGAGGTTGCGGACCGCCCCGGACAGCATGCCCCGAATCGTGAGTGTTGGGCAGATGACGGACGATCCGTGCGTGACTTCGCCGAGCCCAAACGGCCCTGCCGGCGAGGGGACGCGTGCCGTCAACCTGCTCCTGTTCATCGGCGTGTTCTTCGTGACATGGGCCATCCTCGCCAAGACACTCTGGTACTCGCCGGCCAAGCCCTGGCTCGACGCGCGGTTGGGCAAGCAGGCGGCCGACGTGGCTCTGTCGTGCCTGAAGGCGGCTATCTGGCTGGGTACCGCCGCAATCTTCCTGCGATGGCGAGGATGCTCCGACGGGCTCGCTTCGCTGGCTCTCAAGGACCACGTCTGCCGCGGTCTGTTCCTCGGTCTTGCGATCGGGGCGTTGTCCCTGGCGAAGGACTTCATCCGGGTGACGCATATCGAGCACCGGGAGCCACTGCCGCTGTCCGATCCGGCAGCCTTGGTGATCATGATCATCGGAGCGCCGTTCATCGAAGAAGTGCTGTTCCGGGGGTGCATCCTGCAGGCGTTGAGGCAGCATGCTCGCTTCGGGTGGGCGAACCTGGCTCAGGCGATTCTCTTCTTTGCCATCCACCTGCCCGGCTGGTTCTTCGCCGGTACGCTCACGACCCACCTCCACCCTGGCACGTCACTGTCCATCTTCGTTCTCGGCTTCTTCCAGGGCTATCTGCTCAAATGGACCCGGAGCCTCTGGCCCTGTGTTTTGCTCCACTTCGCGAACAACTACGGAGCCCGGCTGTGACGGCTTGTCCGCCGTGCCTTGAGCCAAGCGGTGGGCGCTGCCGACCAGGGTCGAGGGGGCGGGATGATCGTCGGACATGCCCCGTGCAGCACCCGTGAAGTGTCTCGAACGTTGCCCGCCTCGCCACGGTCAGCCAATCGTCCATCCGCGTACGGTTGGGCTTCAGGTCGATGTCTCCGAGTCATGACTGGACATGGACGGTCCCGAACCGCTGAATTGAACCTCCGCCAACGGCGGGTCATAATCCCCTGCATGTCACCGCGACGAGCCATGACCATCATGTGTCTGCTGGTCGGCCTGTCGTCCGTCGGCCTCCGTGCGGGGGACACGGTCGCGACCGCGCAACCGCGTCATTCGCCCGAAGTCGAGGCCCTGCTGACCCAGGTACAGCAGGCGGGCATCCGCTACTTCGATGCGTTTGGCCATCCGGTTTCGGGTCTGGCCCGGGAGGGTACCGGTCACGGCCCCGACGTTTGCGCCGTCGGCGCGACGGGCATGGGGCTCTTCAATCTGATGGTCGGCGTCGAGCGTGGCTTCCTCACCCGGGCCCAGGCCGCGAGGCGGATTCGCCAGATGCTCCGGTTCCTGGCGACCAAGGCCGACCGATTCCATGGCGCCTTCCCGCACTGGCTCGACGGGCGGACCGGGAAGGTCATCCCGTTCAGTCCCAACGACGACGGCGCGGATCTGGTCGAGACCGCGTACCTGGCTCAAGGGCTGATCGCGGTGCGCGAGTACTTCTCGGCGGACGATCCGGTCGAGACCGAGTTGCGCCGCTTGGCCGAGAAGATGTGGCGGGAGATCGAATGGGACTTCTTCGTGAAGGAGAAGAACGCCGACGCGTACCTCCTGTGGCATTGGTCGCCGCGGGTCGAGTGGAGGATGAACCACCCGGTGCGCGGTTTCAACGAGTGCCAGATCACCTATCTGCTGGCTTTGGCTTCCCCGACCCACGCGGTGCCAGCCAAGTGTTACTGGCAGGGATGGCAGGGCCGTGACTATGCCCGAGAGCGCGAGCACTATGGCGTTCATGTCTCTCTGGGCCGAGGCCTGGAGATGCCTCTCTTCTTCGTCCACTACTCGTATCTCGGGTTCGACCCCCGAGCGATCTCCTTCGAGGGCAAGACCTACTTCGAGCACTTCCGGGATCTGTGCCGCGTGCAGGTTCAGTATGCCCGGGTCAAGAGCGGCACCTTCGCAGGCTATGGCCCCCTGTGGGGCTTGACGGCCTGTCTCGGTCCCGACGGCTACAAGGCGTTTGCCCCTGGTGATGGTGACGACGGCACGCTCGCTCCTACCGCCGCCCTGTCCAGCATGCCGTACGTCCCTCAGGAGAGCCTGTCCTGTCTGCTGGAGCTGGATCAACGCTACCGGGCTCGTCTGTGGGGCGGCTACGGCTTTGCCGACTCCTTCAACCTCTCTCGGGCCTGGGTGTCGAAGACTTGGCTGGGAATCGACCTCGGGCCGATCGCCCCCATGATCGAGAACTACCGGACCGGACTGTGCTGGCGGGTGTTTATGAAGGCGTCTGAGATCGAACCCGTCCTGCGGCTTCTCCGCGAGCCGCAATCCGGGCCCAAGCCCAGCTGAACGCAGGGCGTCCCGCCGGCTTACGGGCTGTGATCATGGGCGTTAGAATGGTCCCGTGTTGGTGCATGGCCGACACGGCGAGCGAGCCCGTGCGCACAGGAGGTTGGGTCGTGAACAGTATCACTCGACGACGGTTCTTGAATCGGTCGCTGGTTTCGGCCGGGGCGGCAGGGGCCTCGGCGGCTGCTGCCCGAGCGGCGACGGTATCGTCGCTGGCCTCGGTGAGCACGTCGATTCTGGGCGCCAACGACCGGGTGCGGTTCGGGGTCATCGGCACCGGCGGGCAGGGCCGCCACGATCTCATGACCTTCTTCAAGCATGACAACCGAGGCCTCGAATGTCCGGTGATCTGCGACGTCGACGAGGCGATGCTCGATCAGGCCGCCGCGTGGCTGCAGAAGAACGGGAAGAGCCCGCCCGACCGGGTCAAGGATTTCCGC harbors:
- a CDS encoding PQQ-binding-like beta-propeller repeat protein — protein: MKRADPAPSRRASLHRSRVAVRILVWASFSALAEASPPTNTVPAPGESPQPTSVASTADWPMWGGRPDRNMVSNQRNLPTEWGVNDRGNLKWVATLGSQTFGNPVVAGGKVFIGTNNGRPRNPAIKGDKGVLMCFAEADGRFLWQAVHDKLEPPAELDWPEIGISSVPCVLGDRVYYVSNRGELACLDTEGFLDGTNDGPVTNEKAHGLAAADFVWTLDMVHELGVSPHQASASPPLVWDDLVFVVTGNGTDITAEQVPAPQAPSFIAVDRTTGRLVWGDHSPGDRILAGQWSGPACGLVNGRPQVVFPGGDGWIYAFEPATGKPLWKFNCNSHLPADVAADRGSLGHAVATPVFVDNKVFIAVGHAPESGNDGPGCLWAIDATKSGDVSAAPVWRYTADDFAHSISTVAIHRGLLYPPVA
- a CDS encoding tetratricopeptide repeat protein, with amino-acid sequence MRPRVYPVYYPAYVASSTYVVSAPVVAQTVVVAPPVQPAVATTGSALALPADQLKQMVTTGTQYFRDGRYNEAADLFLRVANADPQNVDAWLSYGMARFATGDYAASAEALRRGIRLFPQVVDSAMDVRSAYGDPADFDRQWDQLARRLQDVPGDTDALLVVGFVYHFVGDREHAAEVFRHIKDQVAADGDIADFFLNAKPLAEATTAVGRNQGPAPAAAVERPVGAVPSSSPMPVALFQGMVSRDSRVAGKEMLTVDGIVIKVEDTDGHPLDADLQIRVGGTRWNYEDLPIGTVIQVVGISGRSHHVQVTALEDHSETVWFTVSP
- a CDS encoding carbohydrate porin, whose protein sequence is MMRQWRLAAAFFLSIGVQAALAQVAAEPGGPSPAAAQASDSKAAAEKAVAEEKTAAVGEKASFAGDNWMDWKKMTGDWGGLRNQMADAGITFDINVTQILQGNAHGGVDTKNGHRYSGSGDLTLTLDTAKMGLWDGGTFVLNAEPKWGDGILNKVGSLMPVNMDAVKPGFGEGCMMTLSEFFYQQVLFDGKLILLAGKLDGSRAFDTNVFANDERTQFMNLALRNNPVIPLFLPYTTMGVGAVVNPIEALSIRTAVTDAEGQAKTTGFETTFHGPTHTSLLHEWDIKVKPFGLPGNQRFGFLWTSMEKQHLQPKSPFKELGPTLTKVVGPKVMGWMAPYLPFDTSPDEVGLFYNFDQYLYTESDDPTQGVGLFGRFGWARQDASAIAHHYSFGVGGKGVIPTRDNDTFGVGYYYLDLSNKMPDAYNCEQGVEVYYNIAITPWLHISPDLQVIMDPGGSEAHDVSVVYGVRMQVNL
- a CDS encoding TrpB-like pyridoxal phosphate-dependent enzyme, producing the protein MQIKVLLEEHEIPRQWYNLGADLPSPMQPPLGPTGQPVRPEMLTPVFPMNIIEQEVSRERWITIPDEILEMLYRWRPTPLHRAVFLERALKTPARIYYKDESVSPPGSHKPNTAVAQAWYNKQAGIKRITTETGAGQWGSALAFACRLLGLECKVYMVRISFDQKPFRRLMMETWGGKCIASPSTETQTGRAILEQDPNTPGSLGIAISEAIEDAVGDETGKTRYSLGSVLNHVMLHQTIIGLEVKKQFAKIGEKKVDVVIGCAGGGSNFAGLAFPFMADKIAGADITIIPTEPSSCPKMTRGPFAYDFGDTAGMTPLLPMFTLGHTFVPPPIHAGGLRYHGMAPLVCQSIVEGLAEPRAIHQIECYEAAVLFAQTEGIIPAPETSHAIAATIQEANKAKEEGKEKVIVFNFSGHGLMDLVGYEKYFAGRLEDYPLPEELMNRSLAAIKDLPKPKPVRTGRWKSARADVV
- a CDS encoding CPBP family intramembrane metalloprotease, which encodes MTDDPCVTSPSPNGPAGEGTRAVNLLLFIGVFFVTWAILAKTLWYSPAKPWLDARLGKQAADVALSCLKAAIWLGTAAIFLRWRGCSDGLASLALKDHVCRGLFLGLAIGALSLAKDFIRVTHIEHREPLPLSDPAALVIMIIGAPFIEEVLFRGCILQALRQHARFGWANLAQAILFFAIHLPGWFFAGTLTTHLHPGTSLSIFVLGFFQGYLLKWTRSLWPCVLLHFANNYGARL
- a CDS encoding beta-glucosidase — translated: MSPRRAMTIMCLLVGLSSVGLRAGDTVATAQPRHSPEVEALLTQVQQAGIRYFDAFGHPVSGLAREGTGHGPDVCAVGATGMGLFNLMVGVERGFLTRAQAARRIRQMLRFLATKADRFHGAFPHWLDGRTGKVIPFSPNDDGADLVETAYLAQGLIAVREYFSADDPVETELRRLAEKMWREIEWDFFVKEKNADAYLLWHWSPRVEWRMNHPVRGFNECQITYLLALASPTHAVPAKCYWQGWQGRDYAREREHYGVHVSLGRGLEMPLFFVHYSYLGFDPRAISFEGKTYFEHFRDLCRVQVQYARVKSGTFAGYGPLWGLTACLGPDGYKAFAPGDGDDGTLAPTAALSSMPYVPQESLSCLLELDQRYRARLWGGYGFADSFNLSRAWVSKTWLGIDLGPIAPMIENYRTGLCWRVFMKASEIEPVLRLLREPQSGPKPS